From the genome of Bicyclus anynana chromosome 20, ilBicAnyn1.1, whole genome shotgun sequence, one region includes:
- the LOC112058019 gene encoding uncharacterized protein LOC112058019, which translates to MVSNPNKYLTKDIIDKPTPLEVWLQGTIEQTVGNDILIVSDTFGRVKVVKCESAGGLVDKNSLRKGTYCCILGTAVKTKGLPEVQATKIIDLNLQPQMKSAWESEVKEAQLVLEGKLLPDTR; encoded by the exons ATGGTTTCGAATCcaaataagtatttaactaAAGACATTATAGATAAGCCAACACCCTTAGAAGTGTGGCTTCAAGGCACCATTGAACAGACAGTtggcaacgacatcctgatagTATCAGACACTTTTGGAAgagtaaaagtagtaaaatgTGAATCAGCGGGCGGTTTAGTGGATAAAAATTCTTTACGTAAAG GTACATATTGCTGTATACTAGGGACGGCAGTGAAAACTAAAGGGTTGCCAGAAGTTCAGGCAactaaaataattgatttaaatttgCAGCCCCAAATGAAAAGTGCCTGGGAAAGTGAAGTCAAGGAAGCTCAATTAGTGTTAGAAGGAAAGCTGCTACCGGATACAAGATGA
- the LOC112057966 gene encoding peroxisomal multifunctional enzyme type 2, giving the protein MDQLRFDGRVAVVTGAGGGLGKEYALLLASRGAKVVVNDLGGARDGLGKSNFADAVVKEIKDKGGVAVADYNSVVEGEKLIKTALDNFGRIDILINNAGILRDKSFQKMSEQDWDLIHAVHLKGAFKTTQAAWETFKKQKYGRVIMTSSNAGLIGNFGQANYSAAKMGLVGLANTLAIEGAKYDIKVNTIVPTAASRLTEDILPPEMFQAMKPELIAPVVAYMVHESFPDTGVIIDSTLGFASKAHLVRSSGAPLRKKHTDPVTIESVKEKWAEAVNMEKAKHFDKMADVTIDLVSSLQEFEDRSKLDSVRESYWKTYSYNSKDLVCYALGVGSSVVNPSDLKFLYESHEEFTALPTFFILAGMVLESPVIGQAMPPGKFADFTNILHGEQYLEFMGDFPGNEGEFTVRNYVVDVLDKGSSAVAIVNSEIYQNRELVLRTQQHIFVLGQGGFGGPRNSTQAVSVENAPKRAPDAVVEQKTAEDQAALYRLSGDLNPLHIDPNVASAGGHAKPILHGLASLGFSVRHVLAKYAGNNPANIKALKARFVKPVLPGQTLSTEMWLEGNRVHFQTKLKETGNVVIAGAYVDLKNVVKDTGAAPSSQVAQSAGSLKSDSLFAKIEQGVKENPDKAKSVGAVYLYNITENGKTIKQWTLDLKKDLTVYQGEPKTGKADTTMTVSDNDLMEIASGTLSPQVAYLKGRLKLAGNIMLAQKLGPLLKSDAKL; this is encoded by the exons ATGGATCAACTTCGTTTCGACGGGCGTGTAGCGGTGGTAACTGGCGCCGGTGGTGGCCTGGGCAAGGAATATGCGCTGCTCCTCGCGTCCAGGGGAGCCAAAGTCGTAGTGAATGATCTCGGAGGTGCTAGAGATGGCCTTGGAAAGTCCAACTTTGCTGATGCTGTTGTCAAGGAAATTAAGGACAAAG GTGGAGTGGCGGTCGCAGACTACAACTCGGTAGTAGAGGGCGAGAAACTAATAAAGACAGCACTTGATAACTTCGGCCGTATTGATATCCTTATCAACAATGCCGGCATTCTGCGTGATAAGAGCTTCCAAAAAATGTCCGAACAG gACTGGGACCTGATCCACGCGGTCCACCTGAAGGGTGCGTTCAAGACTACACAGGCGGCGTGGGAGACCTTCAAGAAGCAGAAGTATGGGCGCGTCATCATGACCTCCAGCAATGCTGGTCTCATTGGAAACTTCGGACAGGCAAACTACAG TGCCGCGAAGATGGGTCTGGTCGGTCTGGCCAACACGCTGGCCATCGAAGGGGCGAAGTACGACATCAAAGTGAACACCATAGTGCCCACGGCGGCGTCTCGACTCACCGAGGACATCCTGCCACCGGAGATGTTCCAGGCTATGAAACCTGAGCTCATTGCACCTGTTGTT GCTTACATGGTGCACGAATCCTTCCCTGACACCGGGGTGATCATCGATTCTACTCTGGGCTTCGCTAGCAAAGCTCATCTCGTCAGATCAAGTGGAGCACCCTTGAG AAAGAAGCACACAGACCCAGTGACCATCGAATCGGTGAAGGAGAAATGGGCTGAAGCAGTGAACATGGAGAAAGCTAAGCACTTTGACAAGATGGCAGATGTCACCATCGATTTAGTCTCCAGCTTACAG GAATTCGAAGACCGCAGCAAATTGGACAGCGTGCGCGAGTCGTACTGGAAGACGTATAGCTATAACTCCAAAGATCTCGTCTGTTACGCTCTTGGCG tGGGTTCCTCGGTAGTGAATCCCTCAGACCTCAAGTTCCTGTACGAGAGTCACGAGGAGTTCACCGCATTGCCCACCTTCTTCATCCTGGCCGGCATGGTGTTGGAGTCACCTGTCATCGGCCAGGCCATGCCTCCGGGCAAGTTTGCTGACTTCACCAAT ATTCTCCACGGCGAGCAATACCTGGAGTTCATGGGCGACTTCCCCGGCAACGAGGGCGAGTTCACCGTACGCAACTACGTGGTCGACGTGCTCGACAAGGGCTCCAGCGCGGTCGCCATTGTCAACA GTGAAATCTACCAAAACAGGGAGCTAGTGTTGCGCACACAGCAACACATCTTCGTGCTCGGTCAGGGCGGGTTCGGTGGGCCCAGGAACAGCACGCAGGCGGTCAGCGTGGAAAACGCGCCCAAGCGCGCGCCGGACGCTGTGGTCGAACAGAAGACTGCGGAAGATCAGGCTGCGCTGTACAG GTTGTCAGGTGATCTGAACCCTCTGCACATCGACCCGAACGTAGCGTCGGCGGGCGGACACGCCAAGCCCATTCTGCACGGGCTGGCGTCGCTTGGATTTTCAGTCAGACACGTACTTGCTAA GTACGCTGGCAACAATCCTGCGAACATCAAAGCATTGAAAGCTCGCTTCGTCAAGCCGGTGCTCCCCGGACAGACGTTGTCCACTGAGATGTGGCTCGAAGGCAACCGAGTCCACTTCCAGACCAAGCTTAAGGAGACCGGCAATGTTGTTATTGCag GAGCTTATGTTGATTTGAAGAACGTGGTCAAAGATACCGGAGCTGCACCAAGCTCACAGGTCGCACAGTCTGCGGGCTCACTGAAGAGTGACTCCCTCTTCGCCAAGATTGAGCAGGGCGTGAAGGAAAACCCGGACAAAGCCAAGAGTGTGGGCGCTGTATACCTCTACAATATCACTGAAAATGGAAAAACCATCAAGCAATGGA CTTTGGATTTGAAGAAAGACTTGACAGTGTACCAGGGAGAACCGAAGACTGGCAAAGCTGACACAACAATGACAGTGTCAGACAATGATCTGATGGAGATTGCATCCGGAACCCTGAGTCCACAGGTTGCCTACTTGAAGGGAAGACTGAAACTCGCTGGCAACATTATGTTGGCTCAAAAACTCGGCCCACTGTTGAAGAGCGATgctaaattgtaa